CACCGGGGTTCGGGGTAGGCCGGCAGCCGACCTTGAGGCCCTCACCCAGGTGCTGCTCCGGGTCTCCCAGTTGGCCACCGACCTTAGTGGCATAGTCAAGGAACTGGACATCAACCCGCTCATGGTCTTCCCCAAGGGCCGGGGGGTAAAGGCGGCGGATGCGCTGATGGTTCTCACCGGCCAGTCCGGTTCTGCCCTGGCCTTGGCTGAGGCGGGCTCGGTGCCCAAGGTTCGTTAATAGATCCTCTGCCGCCAGCTGGGCCGAGCTAGAGGATGGTAGAGCTGGGCATTATGGCCATTATGACTATTGTGATCAAGGCTATTGCCATATTTTTCAAAGTAGTCGGGCTATCAAAGGCATCGAGGCAAATGAAGCGTCCATTGATGAAGACTGCTGTTCCAATCTGGCCTTCGACTGTGCGGAAGGCGCTGGCGTGCAGCCTAAGTCCCGGCCTAAGGCTTGGTCCCGCCGGATGTAGCCCTGTCTAGCCCAGGGCTCTGGATCGAACTTGGTAGGTGATGAGGATCCAGACTACCGCCCAGAAACTCCCGGCCAACCAACCCCCCAGCACATCGGTGGGATAATGGACCCCAAAGTACACCCGGCTCCAGCCCACCGCTAGGGTAGCGCCGACCAGGACAAGAAGCACCAGGGCACGGAGTATTCGTCCGGCCCGCGGGTAACTTTCATAGCCCAAGTCAATGAGGCTAGGGACTCTTCCCCGGTTGGTGTCGCCGAAACTACGGCCGAGGGCGGGCCAAGCCAGGTAGAGGAAGAGAATAGTAAAGAGGGCGGTGATGAGGGCGTGGCCGCTGGGGAAGCTGTAGCCGCCGGCATAAAAGAGGTGGAATCCTTGGGGCCGGGGCCGGAGAAAGAATAGCTTGGAAAGCTCAATTAAGCTCCAACCGCTAAGCATTCCCCCGGCCAAAAGCCAACCCTCGCGGGTGCGCCGATAGAGCAGCGCTAAAACCAAAAATCCGACCACGGTAGTAGGAACCATGCCTCGCCAAGTCCCCCACCAGTTGAGAAAAACCAATATGGGGCCCGGAGCCCGCCCGGAGCTGGACTGAGCGCGGCCCGCCCACCCGGTCAAAAGCTGGTCTAGGGCGGAAAGGCTTTGGTAGTAGAGCGCCACTAGTATAAATAGAGCCAGCAATAAGGCCCCCAGCAACCAAAGCGGCCGGGAGCTACTGGCCCGGTAGCCTCCCCAGCTACTTCTTCCTAGGCGAGAGTAGTCAGCCAGCCCATAGGAAGTGAGACGGGAAGAACGGCCCAAGTGCAGGCGTTGGCGCATGGAGATTCTCCTTTCCGCGGCGCTCATTTAACCTCATATTTTTCCAAAGCCGCACGGTTAATTTCTATTCCCAACCCGGGCCCTTCTGGGACCTTGACCCAGCCGTCGTGCTGCTGGATAGGGTCCTGCAATAGCTCCAGCCGGAAAGGGTGTTCGGT
This portion of the Clostridia bacterium genome encodes:
- a CDS encoding phosphatase PAP2 family protein yields the protein MRQRLHLGRSSRLTSYGLADYSRLGRSSWGGYRASSSRPLWLLGALLLALFILVALYYQSLSALDQLLTGWAGRAQSSSGRAPGPILVFLNWWGTWRGMVPTTVVGFLVLALLYRRTREGWLLAGGMLSGWSLIELSKLFFLRPRPQGFHLFYAGGYSFPSGHALITALFTILFLYLAWPALGRSFGDTNRGRVPSLIDLGYESYPRAGRILRALVLLVLVGATLAVGWSRVYFGVHYPTDVLGGWLAGSFWAVVWILITYQVRSRALG